Proteins co-encoded in one Lasioglossum baleicum chromosome 14, iyLasBale1, whole genome shotgun sequence genomic window:
- the LOC143215764 gene encoding uncharacterized protein LOC143215764: MEKLSAVLEQPEDSSARIEDAQTLMDDHVNRNHVLRERIESLREVMTSLKEELKNEVQLWKKEREELQLLREKGSALALHEATAAARAAAAAYAAESPLSNKLGDILDLRTEDTFSELAILEYEKRLAKYQDLHTYSQAEMRYNACWKSIANIYKQKLVEIERLCNEELEKVQQNASTLQPLKEMVSQWYIDEKNHGDTAMTYEIFPNAHKNVIDHEDTYSGHTFQKMDAEVNMAPEIFVAKFKTENLTSRHYA, from the exons ATGGAGAAGCTATCCGCTGTTCTAGAACAACCTGAGGACTCCTCGGCGCGGATAGAGGATGCTCAGACGTTGATGGATGATCACGTGAACCGGAA TCACGTTCTCCGGGAACGAATAGAGTCGCTTCGTGAAGTTATGACGAGTCTGAAAGAAGAATTGAAAAACGAAGTGCAATTATGGAAGAAGGAGAGGGAGGAATTGCAATTGTTGCGCGAAAAGGGCAGTGCATTGGCCTTGCACGAAGCAACTGCAGCTGCACGTGCTGCAGCAGCCGCTTATGCCGCGGAATCGCCATTGTCTAATAAATTGG GAGACATTTTGGATCTCAGAACCGAAGACACGTTCTCAGAGCTTGCTATACTCGAGTATGAGAAGAGGCTAGCTAAATATCAAGACTTGCACACGTATAGCCAAGCGGAAATGCGTTACAATGCTTGTTGGAAATCAATCGCGAACATTTATAAGCAGAAGTTAGTGGAGATCGAACGACTCTGTAACGAGGAGCTGGAAAAGGTTCAGCAAAATGCGAGTACGCTACAACCACTCAAAGAAATGGTATCGCAATGGTATATCGACGAGAAGAATCATGGCGATACGGCGATGACGTATGAAATTTTTCCTAACGCACACAAAAATGTTATCGACCACGAGGACACGTATTCTGGTCATACATTTCAGAAGATGGACGCGGAAGTGAATATGGCACCGGAAATATTCGTTGCGAAATTTAAGACTGAAAATTTAACGAGTAGACATTACGCGTAA